A region of the Pseudarthrobacter sp. MM222 genome:
CGCGTCCCCGGCAACCACGGCGACGCAGTCGATTTCCAGCGAAACGCCCCAGAGACTCACGCAAACGGTTGTCCGCGCCGGCTTGGCCGTTCCAAAGAATTCGGAGTAGACGCGGTTGTAGTCCTCGAGCCGGCCGGGATCGGTGAGATAGGCGTTGACCTTGACCACGTGCTCAAGGCCGGACCCTGCCGCCTCCAGCACGGACCGGAGGTTGACAATGGTCTGCCGCACCTGATCCTCGAACGTGTCCGGCTGGTCATCCAGCCCGCTGATCGCGGGAATCTGGCCGGCAGTGAACACGAAGCCGTTGGCGACGACCGCCTGCGAGAAAGGGCCGACGGCGGCCGCGCCGCCGGGGATCTCCGCGATCCGGCGGACACGGCCCCCAACGGGAAGGACAGCGGCACGATCGGCGGGAAGCACCGTCATTTGGCTGCCGCTGCTTCGGTGGAGGCTTCTGCGGGGGCAATATCGACGGCGTCGATGTTGCCGTGCCGGGTTTCCGTCAGGACAAACAAGGCGCCCAGCGACACGAGGGAGGCGGCCATGATGTACCAGGCGATGGAGGAACTCTGGTGGGTCACGCCCAGCAGCCAGGTGGTGATGAACGGTGTGGCCGCGCTGCCGAGGAGCCCGGAGAGCATGTAGGCGACGGACAGGCCCGAGTAGCGGACCTTGGACCCGAAGAGCTCGGCCAGGAACGTCGCGATCGGGCCGTAGTTGGCAGCGAAGGCCGTCATCATGGCCAGGTAGGCCACGAAGAGCAGCGGCACGGACTTGGTGTCCATCAGCCAGAACATCGGGAAGGCCAGGGCCGCCTCCGCGGCAACGCCGGCGTAGATGATCGGCTTGCGGCCGTACTTGTCAGAGAGCTGGCCGAAGAACGGGATCAGGACGAAGCACAGGGCGCAAGCGGCCAGCACCACCCACAGCATGAGGGCCTCCGAGTGGCCCAGTTCCTTCTTGCCGTAGGACACGCCGGACGCGACGAGCAGCGTGAACGTGCTGCCGGTGGACAGCGTGGCGACACCGCCGAGGATGACCTGCTTCCAGTACCTGGCCATCAGCGCCGCGAAGGGCAGTTTGGCTTTGGCGCCGGCGTCCTTGACCGCCTGGAAGGACGGGGTTTCCTCGATGTGCAGCCGGATGTAGATGCCCACCGCCACGAGCAGTGCGGAGGCCAGGAACGGGATGCGCCAGCCCCAGCTGAGGAGGGCTTCGGTGCTGACGCTCGAGGCGACAATGAGGAACGCGACATTGGCAATCAGGGTACCGGCGGGGACGCCCACCTGGACCAGGGAACCGTAGAACCCGCGCCGGGACGGGGGAGCATGCTCCACCGTCATCAGGACGGCGCCGCCCCATTCGCCGCCCAGGGCCAGGCCCTGGATGACGCGCAGGAAGAGCAGCAGCAGCGGCGCCATGATGCCGATGCTGTTGTAGTCCGGCAGCAGACCGATGGCGAAGGTGGCTGCGCCCATGGTCAGCAGCGAAATCAGCAGCATGGACTTCCGGCCCAGCCGGTCCCCGAAGTGGCCGAAGATGATGGCGCCGACCATGCGGGCGATGTAGGCCGAAGCGAAGGTGCCGAAGGCGAGCATGGTGCCCACGATGGGGTCGAAGCTGGGGAAGAAGATCTTATTGAACACCAGCGCGGATGCTGTGCCGAATACAAAGAGGTCGTACCATTCGACGGTGGTGCCGATGACGCTGGCGAGGGCAATTTTGCGCATTTTGGCCAGGTCCAGCCGGGCAGCCGCGTGGGATGTGGTTTCTACCAATTGAGCCATCAATATCTCCAGATGGGGTGCGGGGACGATTGTCCGGTGCAAGGTAGTAGCCACTATTCTGTGTTGGTGATCACACCTCAATGGCGGAAACCCCACCAAAGAAGGGCCGAATGTGTGTGTTTACACAACCGCTAGGCCCAAGCGACCACCAGCCGGGCGGCCTGGGCCGGAACGGCCAAGTCGATTCCGGTCAGTTCCTGGAAGCGGTTGAGCCGGTTCAGGATCGTGTTCCGGTGGCAGAAGAGCTGCTCGGCCGTGGCCGTGATGTTCCCGGTGGACAGGTAGTGCTGCACGGTTTCCATCAGGCGCTCGCGTTCCCCGCCGCGGCATTCCGCCATGTCCTCCTCCAGCTGGGCGGCGAGGTCGAGGCCGGCGTCCTGAAGGTTCTGCTGGGCCAGGCGGGTCCACGCCGCATCGGCGGACAGGGGACCGGCGTCGCCCGGGCGGAGCAGGGCCGCGAGGCTCTCTGCAGTGCGGGCGGCGGCGGGAAGGCCGCGCAGCCCGTGCACCTCCGGGACGTAGCCGCACGGAATGTCGGCAAGGAGCGGCGGCAGCGGCGGCGCACTCCGGGTTTCCCTGGGCCGGCCAGGAAGCAGAGGCCAAAACAGGTAGGTATTCCCGCCTGATTCGTGCAGGAACAGCTTGTAGCGGCGCTGGCCGGAGCCGAACTGGGTGGCGGCCGCACGCAGCCGTGCCCCGGCTTCGCCGCTGGCGGCCAGGAGGCCGCACCGCGAATCCGGCCCGATGCCCAGGGCGGAGCCGACCTGCGAGGACGTTTCGGCCGAGGGCGTGCTCTGATTGAAGAGCCGCGCGATGAATTCGTGCTGGATGCTGGACTCCTCCTGGGCCATGCGCACCCGCTCCGTCAGGTAGCTCATGTGGGTCCGGGTGGCGAACTCGTCGACGACCCGCCAGACCAGATCCACCCGGGAAGCGAGCAGGCCCGCATCCTCCGGTGCGGCGATCTCCAGGAGATCGGCCCACAGGATGCTGAAGTCCAGCCGCACGGCCGACGTCAAAGACTCCGGCGGGATTCCGGCGCGTGCCCGCTTGGAGCCGAGGTCCGAGGCGAAGGCGAGCAGCCCGTCCCGTGCCCTGGCCTCCGGGCCGCCCCGCAGCCCGTGGATGAGCCGGCGGAATGTTTCCCGTGCAGTGTCCCGGATTTCGAGGACAGTCACCTGGCTTTCGCCGTATTCCGGAATTTGCCGGACCCGGGCGGTGAATGCTTGGGCCAGGATGTCCAGCCGTCCTTCCAGCTGGTCCACCAGCTCACTCCAGCGGAACTCCGCGCCCGGCGATTGGAAATTGTGCATTTTCACATTCTAGGGCCCGGAATGCGGGGCGCACTGCTAGTTTTTTTGGAAAAAGCTACTGGCAGAATTGAACGAAGAACAAGGGTGAGCCCAATCACACCCCCCGGCACCCTCCGCCTGGAGCACCACCGACGGCATTTTCGCCGAACGGGGTGGGGCTGCACCGGCACCAGCAAAGACCAGTCACATTTCTTTGGAGTAAACATGGCAAGCAGCGCAAGCAACGCCACCACCATCCCCAGCCCGCAGTCGCCAGGGCCAGTCGATGAGAGCGTGGCCAAGAAAGTCGCCCTCGCGGCCCTCGTCGGAACGGCGCTGGAGTGGTACGACTTCTTCCTGTTCACCACCGCCGCGGCACTGGTGTTCAACGCGCAGTACTTCGTGTCCCAGGACCCCTTCGTATCGGCGATGAGCTCCTTCGCCACCCTGGCGGTTGGGTTCGTGGCCCGCCCGATCGGCGGCTTCATCTTCGGTTCCCTGGGCGACAAGATCGGCCGCAAAAAGATCCTGATGGTCACCATCGTGGGCATCGGCGTCGTGACCGGCCTGATCGGTCTCCTGCCCAACTACATGACCATCGGCGTGGCGGCTCCCGTCCTTCTGGTCGCGCTGCGGATCCTGCAGGGCCTCGCCGTCGGCGGCGAATGGAGCGGCGCGGTGATCATCGCCGTCGAAAACGCCCCCGTTGCCAAGCGGGCCCGCTACGCGGCCCTGCCGCAGATCGGGTCCCCGATCGGCACGATCCTTTCCTCGGGCGGCTTCTTCGGAATGCTGTACCTGGTGGGCCAGACCAACTTCGACGCGTGGGGCTGGCGCATCCCGTTCATCGCGGCGCTCCCGCTGCTGGCCGTCTCCATGTGGATCCGCAGCAAGCTCAGCGAGTCCCCGGAATTCGAAGCGCTCATGGAGTCCGGCGAGACCGAGCATGCCCCCATCCGCGGCGTGCTGACGAAGAGCTGGCGCCAGATCCTGGTGGGCATGTGCTCCGCGTTGCTGGGCATCGGCGGTTTCTACCTCATCACCAGCTTCGTGGTCTTTTACGGCACCAAGGTGCTCAAGATGCCCTACGAAACCCTGCTGCTGGGCTCGCTCCTCGCCGCGGTCTTCGAGATCTTCGTCCTGATCTGGGCCGGGCGCATGGGCGAAAAGTACGGCGCCAGCAAGGTCATCCTCTGGGGCGGCGTGGCGTCCGCGCTCGTGGCCGTCCCGGTGTTCCTGGCCATCGACACCGCCATCCCCGCCCTGGTAATCCTTGCCATGATCATCGGCGTGTGCACCCTGTCCGTCCCGTACGCCGTGTCCGGAACGGCCCTCACCGCGCTTTTCGCCACGAAGGTCCGCTACACCGGCGTTGCCATCACCTCCAACAGCGCCGGCGTCATCTCCGGCTTCGTGCCGCTGATCGCCACCGCCCTCGTGGCCGCGAACGGCAACTCGTTCTGGCCGGGTGCCATCATCCTGCTGGTCGTGTCCGTGCTGACCGCACTGTCCGGCATCCTCCTCCCCGCACTGAGCATTGAAGAAAAGGGAATGAAGCATTGAGCACTACAACCACCGCCGGGCACCTGATTGTTGCCCAGCTGGAACGAGCCGGCATCCAGCGCGTCTACGGCGTCCCCGGAGAGAGCTTCCTGGACGTGCTGGACGGCCTGCACGGATCCTCCATTGAAACCGTGGTGACCCGCCACGAAGGCGGCGCCGGGTTCATGGCCCTCGCCGAGGGCCGGCTTACGGAGCTTCCGGGCGTCGCCATGGTGACCCGGGGTCCCGGCGCGGCCAACGCCTTCATCGCCATCCACACCGCGCACCAGGACGCCACCCCGATGATCCTGTTCGTCGGCCTCATCCCGGTCGCGGACCGCGGCCGGGAGTCGTTCCAGGAGTTCGACATCAACGCCTGGTTCGGCAGCACGGCAAAGAAGGTCGTGACGCTCGACGACGCCGCCTCCGCGGCCCGCGTGGTGGACGACGCCATCTTCACGGCGCTCAGCGGCCGCCCGGGTCCCGTGGTGATCGGCCTGCCCGAAGACGTCCTTGTCCATGCCATTGAATCCGGCACCGTGGAGCCGCGCACCGCCGCCCGGACCGAACCATCAGCGGCAGATCTCGCCGGTCTCGAGGCGAAGCTGGCAGGGGCCCGGAAGCCCCTGATCGTGGTGGGCGGCGAAGGCTGGGACCAGGAGTCCTCCGACGCCCTGGCCGGGTGGGCCTCCCGCCACGGCGTCCCCGTGCTCGCGGACTTCCGCGCCTACGACGCCGTCCCGCACGCCAGCGACTCCTACGCCGGGTACCTCGGCTACGCCCGCAGCGACGCCAACGCCCGCCGACTCGACGAGGCCGACTTGCTGGTGTTCGTCGGCTGCGTCCGCGCCGATGTGCTCTCTGACGGCTACAAGCGCGGCCTGGATGCCGTCACCGTGGTGGTCAACCCCGACGCGGACCTGCTGGGCCACTTCGGCCGGCTGGACCAGCACATTCCCGCCCACGTCGCGCCCTTCGCCCGGGCGCTCGCCGCCACGGAATCCGCAGTGGAACCGGCGGCCGGCTGGCTGGCCGGCGCCCGCGCGGACTACGAAAAGTTCTCCGCCGCGCGGCCGGACGGTGGCACCGGAGTGGACCTCGCCGTCGTGATGGAAATCCTCAAGCAGGAAATGGACGACGACGCCGTCATCACCTACGGGGCCGGGAACCACTCGCTGTGGCCGGCCCGCTACCTCAAGCACAACACCGCGAACTCACTCGCCGCGCCCCGCAACGGTGCCATGGGCATGGGGATCCCGGCGGCGGTGGCTGCCTCCCTGGCCTACCCCGGCCGCCAGGTGATCTCCGTGGCCGGTGACGGCTGCTTTCTGATGAACGGCCAGGAAATTGCGACGGCCATGGGGCACGGCGGGAAGTTCATCGCCCTCGTGGTGGACAACGGCATCTTTGCCACCATCCGGGAACACCAGGAGGGACATTACCCGGGCCGCCCCTCGGGAACCCACATGACCAACCCCGACTTCGCCGCGCTGGCCCGGTCTTACGGCGGCTACGGCGAACGCGTGGAGAAGGCCGAGGACTTCGGCGCAGCCTTCCGCCGCGCCGTTGCATCCGGGCTGCCCGCGGTCCTGCACCTCCCGCAGGATCCCACCACCCGCTCACCCAAAACTGCCAGCAACTGACCGGAGCCCGCCATGATCACCCTGCACAACATCATCAACGGTGAGATCGTCCACGGCAGTGCCGCTGACGGTTCGGCCGCGGCCACCCTGCCGTTCTTCGACCCCGCCACCGGAGTCCAGCTCGGCACCGCCCCGGACAGCGACGCCGCCACAGTGGACCGCGCGTTCCAGGCCGCCAACACCGCCTTCCAGAGTTACAAGCGGACCACCCCGGCCGAACGCCAGGCCATGATGCTCAAACTCGCCGACCTCATCGAAGCCAACGTGGACAGGCTCCTCGATGCCGAGGTGGCCTGCACCGGCAAGCCCCGCGAGGTCACCCGAGAGATCGAAATCCTCCGCGGCGCCGACCAGCTGCGCTTCTTCGCCGGCGCCTGCCGGGTGGTGTCCGGGACCGCGCAGACCGAATACGTCCGCGGCTTCTCCTCCACCGTCCGGCGGGAACCGCTCGGCGTCGTCGCCCAGATCACCCCGTGGAACTACCCGTTCATGATGGCCATCTGGAAGATCGGACCGGCGCTCGCCGCCGGCAACACCTTGGTGCTCAAGCCCGCGGACACCACCCCCTGGTCCACGCTAGTCCTGGGTGAGCTGGCACAGGAGGCCTACCCGGCCGGCGTCTTGAACATCATCTGCGGCGGCCGCGGGACCGGTGCCGCCATGGTGGAGCACGACATCCCGGAAATGGTGTCCATCACCGGCTCCACCCGGGCCGGGGCGCAGGTGATGTCCGCGGCGTCGAAGACCCTCAAGGACGTCCACCTGGAACTCGGCGGCAAGGCGCCGGCGATCGTCTTCGCCGATACCGACATTGACCTGGCGGCCCGCGAGATCGCGCTCGGTGCGTTTTTCAACGCCGGGCAGGACTGCACCGCCGTGACCCGGGTGCTCGTGGCGGAATCGATCCACGCCGAGTTCGGCGCCGCGCTCGCCGCGGCGGCCGCAGCGCTGAAGGTCGGCGGGGACGCCGCGGATCTCGGGCCGCTGAACAGTGCAGCGCAGCTGGACCGGGTGGAGGGGTTCATGGCCCGGCTGCCTGCGAACGCAAAAGTCCTCGCCGGCGGAAAGCGCACCGGCGCCGGCTTCCACTTCGAGCCGACCGTGATCGACGGCGTGTTCCAGGCCGACGAGGTGGTGTGCGAGGAGATCTTTGGGCCCGTGGTTACCGTTCAGCCGTTCGCCACGGAGGAGGAGGCCATCGAGCTCGCCAACGGCACGAAGTACGCTCTGGCCTCCAGCGTCTGGTCCGACAACCACGGCATCGTTACCCGGGTGTCCAACGAGCTGGACTTCGGCGCCGTCTGGATCAACTGCCACCAGGTGATCCCGGCCGAGGCTCCGCACGGCGGCTTCAAGCACTCCGGCACCGGCAAGGACCTCTCCGTCTTTGGCCTGGAGGATTACACCCGCATCAAGTCAGTCACCACCTCCCACCGCTGAGAACCACGCTAGGTAACCCATGAAACTCGATCTGCTGCTGCGCAACGCGGACATCATCACCATGGACGAGCGCCGCCCGCATGCCACCTCACTGGGAGTCTGGCAGGGCCGGATTGTGGGGCTCGACAATGACCTCGACGGGCTCGAAGCCGCCGAGGTCCTGGACCTCGGCGGTGCCACCGTGACCCCCGGCTTCATCGACGCCCACTGCCACACCACCTGGTTCGGGCTGGGCCTCGGCGAACTCGACGTCTCCGCCGCACGCGGACTGAACCAGCTCTACGCCCTGCTCGAAGCGGGCATGGCGGCAGACAGTCCCGCGGAGGCCGCGGCAACCGCGGGGAGCGGACCGGCGCCGGACTGGCTCCTGGCCACCGGCTTCAGCCAGCAGCAGCACGGCGGCGAGTTTCCGGACATCACCGTCCTGGACCGGATCACGGGGGACCGGCCGCTGTTCATGCGGCACAACTCCGGCCACATGGCCGTCGTCAACACCGCAGCGCTCCGGCTGGCCGGCGCCGAACCGGCGTCGTTTCCGGACCCCGACGGCGGCGTGATTGTCCGCGACGACGGCGGCCGCCCCACCGGGCTGGTCCAGGAAACGGCGCAGCAGTTGGTCCAGCAGCTGATCCTGCCGTACTCGTCCGAGGCCATCGAAGCCGCGCTGGAGCGGGCCACCAGCTACTACGCCGCGGAAGGCATCACGAGCTTCACCGAGGCGGGGATCGGCGGCGGCTGGATCGGCCACAGCCCGGTGGAGCTGGCCGCCTACCAGCGGGCGGCGTCCGCGGGCAGGCTTCACGCCCGGGCGCAGCTGATGCCGGTCCTTGATGTGCTGCACCCGCTCGGCGGACCGCACCCGCCAGGCGCGGCACCGGCCGGCCTGGACCTGGGCATCGCCAGCGGATTCGGCGGCGACTTCCTGTCCCTGGGCCCGGCAAAGGTGTTCCTGGACGGCTCGCTGCTCGGCGAAACGGCCGCGGTCAGCCAGGACTACTGCAGCCACGGCGGGACGGACAATACGGGCAACACCGGCTACTTCCAGGCCGAGCCGGAGGCGCTTCGGGACAAAATCGAGGCCGCGTACGCGGCGGGCTGGTCGATCGCGGCGCACGCCATCGGCGACCGCGCCGTTGACCTCGCGATCGACATCATCTCCGGTTGCGCGGCGAAATACGGGCCCCGGGCCGTGCCCAACAGAATCGAACACGCCTCGATGACCAGGCCGGAACAGCTTCCCCGGCTCGCCGCCGCCGGTATCGCCGTCACGCCGCAGGCCAGTTTCTTCTTCGACGGCGGGGACGGCATGACCGCCTCGCTCGGTCCGGAACGGCTCGGCTGGGCGTACCGTGCGGCGTCGTTCCTCAAAGCCGGGGTGACGCTCGCCGGCAGCTCCGACCGCCCCGTGGCAGACGGAAACGTGCTCCGCGGAATGCAGGCCTTCGTGGACCGGCGCACCGCCTCGGGAGCCGTCTTCGGGAACCAGGACGAGCGGCTGAACCCGCTCCAGGCCCTGGCGGCCTACACCACCGGAGCCGCCGCAGCCACCGGCACCTCCGGCGTCAAAGGCTCGCTGACCGCAGGAAAGCTGGCCGACTTCACCATCCTGTCCGGGTCTCCGCTCTCTGCAGGCAGCATCGCGGAGCTCCAGGTCCTCGCCACCGCCGTCGGGGGGACCTTCACGTTCCGGACCCCCGGCATGCAGCTCCGGCCATCGGACGAACCCGCCGCAACCACTCCATACTTCAGCACAGCTACCAATCGTTCATAGGGGAACACCGTGACCACTCAGAGCACTTTCAGCACCCGCGACGCCGCATTCGTTCGGGACTTCCACATCATGAGCGAGTTCGGCGCCACCGAGAACGGCGGCGTGGAACGGCAGGCCGCCAGCGCCCCGGACGGCCAGCAGCGGCAATGGCTTACCGGCCTGCTGGAGGCCCGCGGCTTCACCGTCCGGTTCGACCGCGCCGGCAACCAGTGGGGCCTGTACGAGGCCGTGCCGGGCGCTCCGTTCGTGGTGGTGGGCTCCCACATGGATTCCCAGCCGACGGCGGGACGCTACGACGGCGCGTACGGGGTGCTGGCAGCAGCGCACGCTGCGTTCCGGCTCGTGGAGCAGTGGGCCACCGCCGGAGCCGACGGGCAGCCCCGGTTCAACATCGCGGTAGTCAACTGGTTCAACGAGGAGGGCTCCCGCTTCAAGCCGTCCATGATGGGCTCCTCCGTCTACACGGGAAAAC
Encoded here:
- a CDS encoding amidohydrolase, whose product is MKLDLLLRNADIITMDERRPHATSLGVWQGRIVGLDNDLDGLEAAEVLDLGGATVTPGFIDAHCHTTWFGLGLGELDVSAARGLNQLYALLEAGMAADSPAEAAATAGSGPAPDWLLATGFSQQQHGGEFPDITVLDRITGDRPLFMRHNSGHMAVVNTAALRLAGAEPASFPDPDGGVIVRDDGGRPTGLVQETAQQLVQQLILPYSSEAIEAALERATSYYAAEGITSFTEAGIGGGWIGHSPVELAAYQRAASAGRLHARAQLMPVLDVLHPLGGPHPPGAAPAGLDLGIASGFGGDFLSLGPAKVFLDGSLLGETAAVSQDYCSHGGTDNTGNTGYFQAEPEALRDKIEAAYAAGWSIAAHAIGDRAVDLAIDIISGCAAKYGPRAVPNRIEHASMTRPEQLPRLAAAGIAVTPQASFFFDGGDGMTASLGPERLGWAYRAASFLKAGVTLAGSSDRPVADGNVLRGMQAFVDRRTASGAVFGNQDERLNPLQALAAYTTGAAAATGTSGVKGSLTAGKLADFTILSGSPLSAGSIAELQVLATAVGGTFTFRTPGMQLRPSDEPAATTPYFSTATNRS
- a CDS encoding thiamine pyrophosphate-dependent enzyme — protein: MSTTTTAGHLIVAQLERAGIQRVYGVPGESFLDVLDGLHGSSIETVVTRHEGGAGFMALAEGRLTELPGVAMVTRGPGAANAFIAIHTAHQDATPMILFVGLIPVADRGRESFQEFDINAWFGSTAKKVVTLDDAASAARVVDDAIFTALSGRPGPVVIGLPEDVLVHAIESGTVEPRTAARTEPSAADLAGLEAKLAGARKPLIVVGGEGWDQESSDALAGWASRHGVPVLADFRAYDAVPHASDSYAGYLGYARSDANARRLDEADLLVFVGCVRADVLSDGYKRGLDAVTVVVNPDADLLGHFGRLDQHIPAHVAPFARALAATESAVEPAAGWLAGARADYEKFSAARPDGGTGVDLAVVMEILKQEMDDDAVITYGAGNHSLWPARYLKHNTANSLAAPRNGAMGMGIPAAVAASLAYPGRQVISVAGDGCFLMNGQEIATAMGHGGKFIALVVDNGIFATIREHQEGHYPGRPSGTHMTNPDFAALARSYGGYGERVEKAEDFGAAFRRAVASGLPAVLHLPQDPTTRSPKTASN
- a CDS encoding MFS transporter, coding for MASSASNATTIPSPQSPGPVDESVAKKVALAALVGTALEWYDFFLFTTAAALVFNAQYFVSQDPFVSAMSSFATLAVGFVARPIGGFIFGSLGDKIGRKKILMVTIVGIGVVTGLIGLLPNYMTIGVAAPVLLVALRILQGLAVGGEWSGAVIIAVENAPVAKRARYAALPQIGSPIGTILSSGGFFGMLYLVGQTNFDAWGWRIPFIAALPLLAVSMWIRSKLSESPEFEALMESGETEHAPIRGVLTKSWRQILVGMCSALLGIGGFYLITSFVVFYGTKVLKMPYETLLLGSLLAAVFEIFVLIWAGRMGEKYGASKVILWGGVASALVAVPVFLAIDTAIPALVILAMIIGVCTLSVPYAVSGTALTALFATKVRYTGVAITSNSAGVISGFVPLIATALVAANGNSFWPGAIILLVVSVLTALSGILLPALSIEEKGMKH
- a CDS encoding MFS transporter produces the protein MAQLVETTSHAAARLDLAKMRKIALASVIGTTVEWYDLFVFGTASALVFNKIFFPSFDPIVGTMLAFGTFASAYIARMVGAIIFGHFGDRLGRKSMLLISLLTMGAATFAIGLLPDYNSIGIMAPLLLLFLRVIQGLALGGEWGGAVLMTVEHAPPSRRGFYGSLVQVGVPAGTLIANVAFLIVASSVSTEALLSWGWRIPFLASALLVAVGIYIRLHIEETPSFQAVKDAGAKAKLPFAALMARYWKQVILGGVATLSTGSTFTLLVASGVSYGKKELGHSEALMLWVVLAACALCFVLIPFFGQLSDKYGRKPIIYAGVAAEAALAFPMFWLMDTKSVPLLFVAYLAMMTAFAANYGPIATFLAELFGSKVRYSGLSVAYMLSGLLGSAATPFITTWLLGVTHQSSSIAWYIMAASLVSLGALFVLTETRHGNIDAVDIAPAEASTEAAAAK
- a CDS encoding PucR family transcriptional regulator — translated: MHNFQSPGAEFRWSELVDQLEGRLDILAQAFTARVRQIPEYGESQVTVLEIRDTARETFRRLIHGLRGGPEARARDGLLAFASDLGSKRARAGIPPESLTSAVRLDFSILWADLLEIAAPEDAGLLASRVDLVWRVVDEFATRTHMSYLTERVRMAQEESSIQHEFIARLFNQSTPSAETSSQVGSALGIGPDSRCGLLAASGEAGARLRAAATQFGSGQRRYKLFLHESGGNTYLFWPLLPGRPRETRSAPPLPPLLADIPCGYVPEVHGLRGLPAAARTAESLAALLRPGDAGPLSADAAWTRLAQQNLQDAGLDLAAQLEEDMAECRGGERERLMETVQHYLSTGNITATAEQLFCHRNTILNRLNRFQELTGIDLAVPAQAARLVVAWA
- a CDS encoding gamma-aminobutyraldehyde dehydrogenase — translated: MITLHNIINGEIVHGSAADGSAAATLPFFDPATGVQLGTAPDSDAATVDRAFQAANTAFQSYKRTTPAERQAMMLKLADLIEANVDRLLDAEVACTGKPREVTREIEILRGADQLRFFAGACRVVSGTAQTEYVRGFSSTVRREPLGVVAQITPWNYPFMMAIWKIGPALAAGNTLVLKPADTTPWSTLVLGELAQEAYPAGVLNIICGGRGTGAAMVEHDIPEMVSITGSTRAGAQVMSAASKTLKDVHLELGGKAPAIVFADTDIDLAAREIALGAFFNAGQDCTAVTRVLVAESIHAEFGAALAAAAAALKVGGDAADLGPLNSAAQLDRVEGFMARLPANAKVLAGGKRTGAGFHFEPTVIDGVFQADEVVCEEIFGPVVTVQPFATEEEAIELANGTKYALASSVWSDNHGIVTRVSNELDFGAVWINCHQVIPAEAPHGGFKHSGTGKDLSVFGLEDYTRIKSVTTSHR
- a CDS encoding RidA family protein, which gives rise to MTVLPADRAAVLPVGGRVRRIAEIPGGAAAVGPFSQAVVANGFVFTAGQIPAISGLDDQPDTFEDQVRQTIVNLRSVLEAAGSGLEHVVKVNAYLTDPGRLEDYNRVYSEFFGTAKPARTTVCVSLWGVSLEIDCVAVVAGDAVPGTVPDAAAEAL